A genomic region of Nicotiana sylvestris cultivar TW 137 mitochondrion, complete genome contains the following coding sequences:
- the ccmB gene encoding cytochrome c maturation protein CcmB, which translates to MRRLFLELYHKQIFPSTPITSFSLFLSYIVVTPLMLGFEKDFSCHSHLGPIRIPPLFPFPSAPFPRNEKEDGTLELYYLSAYCLPKILLLQLVGHRVIQISRVFRGFPMLQLPYQFGRSGMDRLNIPLGSLVLTLLCGIHSRSALGITSSSGWNSSQNPTTSPTSLPPTLSRTSIETEWFHVLSSIGYSSPFVSLFPISVSISSQD; encoded by the coding sequence ATGAGACGACTCTTTCTTGAACTATATCATAAACAGATCTTCCCCTCCACACCAATCACGAGTTTTTCTCTATTCCTCTCGTATATCGTCGTAACGCCCTTAATGCTAGGTTTTGAAAAAGACTTTTCATGTCATTCCCATTTAGGTCCGATTCGGATCCCTCCGTTGTTTCCTTTTCCTTCCGCACCTTTTCCTCGAAATGAGAAAGAAGATGGTACACTTGAATTGTATTATTTAAGTGCTTATTGCTTGCCAAAAATCCTACTTCTACAATTGGTAGGTCACCGGGTTATTCAAATAAGTCGTGTTTTCCGTGGTTTTCCCATGTTACAACTTCCGTACCAATTCGGTCGATCCGGAATGGATCGGTTAAACATTCCATTAGGGAGCCTGGTCTTGACTCTTCTGTGTGGTATTCATTCTCGTTCGGCTCTTGGAATCACATCCAGCAGTGGTTGGAACAGCTCGCAAAATCCAACCACTTCACCTACTTCATTGCCCCCAACCCTTTCTCGTACCTCTATTGAAACAGAATGGTTTCATGTTCTTTCATCGATTGGTTATTCCTCTCCGTTCGTATCTCTTTTTCCAATTTCGGTCTCGATTAGTTCACAAGATTGA
- the rpl2 gene encoding ribosomal protein L2, with protein MRQRRALRQFTLSTGKSAGRNSSGRITVFHRGGGSKRLQRRIDLKRSTSSIGIVERIEYEPNRSSRIAPVRWTGGGVRQRKCKTIEEFAPPRKILESTTTTICGPFSFSSLPGKGDQRKVACFSPGRMATYVVVGLPTRMPSWSKSPFFTSKDAGSKKTCAKDVFFSALSSPKAKGETASLSFGSSFGFPRIAVAGAKPAFFAPRMREKVRGKNTFSLCEIRKWRTHSILWVHRIKRKAALSWQSFRRQETLGLVGASERNESKPKTDQGSLPAKPIGEGLKDGTCKVDRAPVTYIIASHQLEAGKMVMNCDWSKPSTSDLLRPAQNAHTD; from the exons ATGAGACAAAGGAGAGCACTTAGACAATTCACTTTGAGTACAGGGAAGTCTGCTGGTAGGAATTCCTCAGGGCGTATTACGGTTTTTCACCGAGGGGGTGGATCGAAGCGATTGCAGCGAAGAATTGATCTGAAACGAAGCACTTCGTCTATAGGCATTGTAGAAAGGATAGAATATGAGCCTAATCGTTCTTCTCGAATCGCTCCAGTACGATGGACCGGGGGGGGGGTCCGCCAGAGAAAATGCAAGACGATAGAAGAGTTCGCTCCGCCGCGTAAGATCCTCGAATCAACCACGACTACCATCTGCGGTCCATTTTCGTTCTCTTCCCTGCCCGGGAAGGGGGATCAAAGAAAGGTAGCTTGCTTCTCTCCTGGACGGATGGCGACTTATGTAGTGGTCGGCCTTCCTACCAGAATGCCTTCTTGGTCGAAGAGCCCCTTTTTTACTAGTAAGGACGCAGGAAGCAAAAAAACTTGCGCGAAGGACGTTTTCTTCTCTGCCCTCTCCTCTCCAAAGGCCAAGGGAGAGACTGCATCCCTTTCCTTCGGTAGCTCTTTTGGTTTCCCAAGGATAGCGGTAGCTGGGGCAAAGCCCGCTTTCTTCGCTCCGCGAATGAGAGAGAAAGTCAGAGGAAAAAACACGTTCTCTCTTTGCGAGATCCGAAAGTGGAGAACGCATAGCATTCTATGGGTACATAGGATCAAACGTAAAGCAGCGCTCTCTTGGCAGAGTTTTAGGCGGCAAGAGACTTTAGGGCTTGTTGGAGCTTCTGAGCGTAACGAATCGAAGCCGAAGACGGATCAAGGTAGCTTGCCTGCCAAGCCGATAGGCGAAGGGCTGAAGGATGGAACGTGCAAAGTAGATCGTGCACCTGT CACTTATATAATAGCCAGTCATCAATTGGAAGCGGGCAAGATGGTGATGAATTGCGATTGGTCTAAACCTTCGACTAGCGACTTATTGCGACCTGCCCAGAATGCCCATACAGACTAA
- the nad9 gene encoding NADH dehydrogenase subunit 9 produces the protein MDNQFIFKYSWETLPKKWVKKMERSEHGNRSDTNTDYLFQLLCFLKLHTYTRVQVSIDICGVDYPSRKQRFEVVYNLLSIRYNSRIRVQTSADEVTRISPVVSLFPSAGRWEREVWDMFGVSSINHPDLRRISTDYGFEGHPLRKDLPLSGYVEVRYDDPEKRVVSEPIEMTQEFRYFDFASPWEQRSDG, from the coding sequence ATGGATAACCAATTCATTTTCAAATATAGTTGGGAGACTTTACCCAAGAAATGGGTCAAAAAAATGGAAAGATCGGAACATGGGAATAGATCTGATACCAATACGGACTACCTATTTCAATTGTTGTGCTTTCTGAAATTGCATACCTATACAAGGGTTCAAGTTTCGATCGATATTTGCGGAGTTGATTATCCCTCTCGAAAACAAAGATTTGAAGTGGTCTATAATTTACTGAGTATTCGGTATAACTCACGCATTCGTGTACAAACCAGTGCAGACGAAGTAACACGAATATCTCCGGTAGTCAGTCTATTTCCATCAGCCGGCCGGTGGGAGCGAGAAGTTTGGGATATGTTTGGTGTTTCTTCCATCAATCATCCGGATCTACGCCGTATATCAACAGATTATGGTTTCGAGGGTCATCCATTACGAAAAGACCTTCCTCTGAGTGGATATGTGGAAGTACGCTATGATGATCCAGAGAAACGTGTGGTTTCTGAACCCATTGAGATGACCCAAGAATTTCGCTATTTCGATTTTGCTAGTCCTTGGGAACAGCGTAGCGACGGATAA